The Panthera uncia isolate 11264 chromosome C1 unlocalized genomic scaffold, Puncia_PCG_1.0 HiC_scaffold_3, whole genome shotgun sequence genome includes a region encoding these proteins:
- the ICOS gene encoding inducible T-cell costimulator isoform X3, which yields MKLDLCYFLLFCFQVEVLTGEINDSAKSEMFTFHDGGIQISCKFSEIALQFKMKLLKGTEVLCDLTKTKESGNTVSIKNLKFCQTQLFNDSVSFFLYNLDNSHASYYTCELSIFDPPPFQKKNISREYLNIYESQICCQLKFWLPIGCSAFVVVYIFGCVFLCWLTKKKYRSSGHDPNSEYMFMAAVNTAKKPGLTGMNHVGQVPSDLKRKIPTSPGPQRVRLDLSTCIFCWCSVQSGLVTIGQQGF from the exons GAGAAATCAATGATTCTGCCAAGTCCGAGATGTTTACCTTTCACGATGGAGGCATACAAATTTCATGCAAATTCAGTGAGATAGCCTTGCAATTTAAAATGAAGTTGCTAAAAGGGACGGAAGTACTCTGTGATCTCACTAAGACAAAAGAAAGTGGTAACACGGTGTCCATTAAGAATCTGAAATTCTGTCAAACTCAGTTATTCAATGACAGTGTCTCCTTTTTCCTGTATAATTTGGACAATTCTCATGCCAGCTATTACACCTGCGAACTGTCAATTTTTGATCCTCCTCCTTTTCAGAAGAAGAATATTAGCagagaatatttgaatatttatg AATCACAGATTTGCTGCCAGCTGAAGTTCTGGTTACCCATAGGGTGTTCAGCTTTTGTTGTAGTCTACATTTTTGGATGCGTATTTCTTTGTTGGCTTACAAAAAAG AAGTATCGATCCAGTGGGCATGACCCTAACAGTGAATACATGTTTATGGCAGCAGTGAACACAGCCAAGAAACCTGGACTCACAG GCATGAACCACGTGGGCCAGGTCCCCTCTGACTTGAAGCGCAAGATTCCCACGTCCCCTGGACCACAGAGAGTCAGACTTGATTTGAGTACATGCATCTTCTGCTGGTGTTCTGTTCAATCTGGACTAGTGACTATCGGTCAACAGGGGTTTTAA
- the ICOS gene encoding inducible T-cell costimulator isoform X1 — MKLDLCYFLLFCFQVEVLTGEINDSAKSEMFTFHDGGIQISCKFSEIALQFKMKLLKGTEVLCDLTKTKESGNTVSIKNLKFCQTQLFNDSVSFFLYNLDNSHASYYTCELSIFDPPPFQKKNISREYLNIYESQICCQLKFWLPIGCSAFVVVYIFGCVFLCWLTKKKYRSSGHDPNSEYMFMAAVNTAKKPGLTGVTHNLELCGTQA, encoded by the exons GAGAAATCAATGATTCTGCCAAGTCCGAGATGTTTACCTTTCACGATGGAGGCATACAAATTTCATGCAAATTCAGTGAGATAGCCTTGCAATTTAAAATGAAGTTGCTAAAAGGGACGGAAGTACTCTGTGATCTCACTAAGACAAAAGAAAGTGGTAACACGGTGTCCATTAAGAATCTGAAATTCTGTCAAACTCAGTTATTCAATGACAGTGTCTCCTTTTTCCTGTATAATTTGGACAATTCTCATGCCAGCTATTACACCTGCGAACTGTCAATTTTTGATCCTCCTCCTTTTCAGAAGAAGAATATTAGCagagaatatttgaatatttatg AATCACAGATTTGCTGCCAGCTGAAGTTCTGGTTACCCATAGGGTGTTCAGCTTTTGTTGTAGTCTACATTTTTGGATGCGTATTTCTTTGTTGGCTTACAAAAAAG AAGTATCGATCCAGTGGGCATGACCCTAACAGTGAATACATGTTTATGGCAGCAGTGAACACAGCCAAGAAACCTGGACTCACAG GTGTGACTCATAATTTGGAACTTTGTGGCACCCAGGCATGA
- the ICOS gene encoding inducible T-cell costimulator isoform X2, giving the protein MKLDLCYFLLFCFQVEVLTGEINDSAKSEMFTFHDGGIQISCKFSEIALQFKMKLLKGTEVLCDLTKTKESGNTVSIKNLKFCQTQLFNDSVSFFLYNLDNSHASYYTCELSIFDPPPFQKKNISREYLNIYESQICCQLKFWLPIGCSAFVVVYIFGCVFLCWLTKKKYRSSGHDPNSEYMFMAAVNTAKKPGLTERTLSV; this is encoded by the exons GAGAAATCAATGATTCTGCCAAGTCCGAGATGTTTACCTTTCACGATGGAGGCATACAAATTTCATGCAAATTCAGTGAGATAGCCTTGCAATTTAAAATGAAGTTGCTAAAAGGGACGGAAGTACTCTGTGATCTCACTAAGACAAAAGAAAGTGGTAACACGGTGTCCATTAAGAATCTGAAATTCTGTCAAACTCAGTTATTCAATGACAGTGTCTCCTTTTTCCTGTATAATTTGGACAATTCTCATGCCAGCTATTACACCTGCGAACTGTCAATTTTTGATCCTCCTCCTTTTCAGAAGAAGAATATTAGCagagaatatttgaatatttatg AATCACAGATTTGCTGCCAGCTGAAGTTCTGGTTACCCATAGGGTGTTCAGCTTTTGTTGTAGTCTACATTTTTGGATGCGTATTTCTTTGTTGGCTTACAAAAAAG AAGTATCGATCCAGTGGGCATGACCCTAACAGTGAATACATGTTTATGGCAGCAGTGAACACAGCCAAGAAACCTGGACTCACAG AGCGAACACTGTCAGTTTGA